The window AAGCCGTTCCGGAGAAGACTCGTTTTCGGCAATCAGAATATCTAACGCGAGATTTGACAGTCGCACCTGACGCGACTCAGTTCCGCCGTCTTCCTCGACCAAAAGGCCAAATTGCTTCAGCGCAGCAACTGCACGAAGTCCGCCGCTGCTTGCAGCCGTTTCGTAGCCGAAATGCTCGCAGACTACAACATCCACTGGGACTGCATGCCGTTTCTCGTGGCGGTAAATGACCGAAGCCTTTTCGATTGCCTCTTGCAGATTGATTGATGGGTATGCTGGGCTGCGCAGTCGCTGTTTTTTCCGGTCGTCGGCCATAAATAGATCCTGGTTGAGTTCCTGTCTGATCGGTATCTGAGCCATATCATTGCAGACAAAACAGATTTGTCAAGAAACATCGCAGACAGGGGCTAGACTCGTGCCTCGACGACGGGTAAGATTTGGAAGTCGCAGCAATGGAAAGGATGGTGCGCGATGGCTAGAAGGGAACGCAGGATCAGCCAGTTGGTTGTCGCTGGTTGATCTGCCGCAGGCTCAGAAATGAGCGAGTCAGAAGAGGGGCCGGGACCGCAAATCGAGGCTACCCAAATCTGGCGAGATGACCTTTTTCAAGATCGTTAGAGTGGTGAATCGTTAATCCTGGTGCTGGTCGTGTCACCGACCAGATGACCGTCCAAAGGATCAGGACGGAGCTTCCAAAACTTCGCGATTCACCGCTCGCTTTTGCTTGCTAGTGCAAACATGGCTTTTCACTATCATATACAGCCTCGCTTTTCGAGGCTATGGCGTCTCCGCTGATTTTGTGGAGACCGGCCCGCGTCTTGGTGGCGCAGCAGATTTATAAACTGCCGAAGGGTACGGCGTCGCCGTTGGGATCGTAACCCCCGCTCTCCGCTCAGCCCTTCTTGCTAAGCAATTCGCGAATGGCAATTGTGACCGCCTGTGAGCGGTTCCAACCCTCTTTCTCGCGTAGCTCATCGAGTTGTGCCACTACGTCACTCGGCACTGTAACGGCCACCAGAACGGCCTTTGCGTCAGGGTCAATTGGCTTCCGGCCAGCGCCCTTCCGTTTGCCGCCGTGCGCCTTTTTCTTCCCTATTTTCCACTCCTTGAAAGAAATATAATCGAATCATGTTGACGGCGAACATGATTCTAATATAATAGAAATCAACGCGGGCCGGCAAGCCCACGAAAAAAGCCCAGTCCAACCCGGCAAGGTCGAACTGGGCCAGCAAAGAAAACCAGGCTGTTCGCCCGATTCCCCAGCGTAGTAACTGGAATCATAAGCGAGGCAGCCGCAACTTTGAAGGCTGTCCCTATGATCGGTCTCCCAGAATGCAATCACCCCCGGAGCAAGAAGAGCGGGATGACGAAGTGCGGAACGCAGCGCTACAAGTGCTTGGAATGCGGTAAGCGGTTCACGCACAGCACGAAGGTGCTCAGCGGCATGAGGCTTGGAGTTGAGAAGTCGGCGCAGGTCATCAGCATGCTTTGCGAAGGGTTGAGCATCCGTGCTACTTCGCGTTTGTCGGGTGTCTGCAAAGACACGATTCTCGAATTGCTGCTGACCGTTGGCCAGCGCTGCAAGACATTCCTCGAAAACGTGATCGTCGGCCAGCCAGTGAAGGACGTGAGCGTCGACGAACTTTGGAGCTTCTGCATGATGAAGGAGCGGACCCGCAAGATTAACAGCCTGCCGGTTGGCAGCTGCGGTGACAACTACTGCTATGTCGGCTTCGAGCGCAACACGCGGCTCATCCTCGCTTGGCATTCAGGCGAGCGGACTCACCAGAACGGTTTGGAGTTCGTGCAGAAGCTCCAGCGGGCTTGCGAGAAAGGCCGCTGCCAGATCAGCAGCGACGGTTGGAAGCCCTACAAGCACCTGATCCCGAATCACTTCCCGAACGCCGACTACGGCATGGTCATCAAGATATTCGCGAGCGCTGGCGATCAGACCCGCTACAGCCCCGCGAAGATAGTCGAAATGAAACTGCGGACTATCGCTGGCAAGCCAGACGAGAGCCGCATGAACACCAGCCACAGCGAACGTTTCAATCTGACGATTCGCATGGGCATGCGTCGGTTCACTCGGTTGACGAACGGCTTCAGCAAGTCGCACGAGCACCACGAAGCGGCCTTGGCTTTGTTCTTCATGCACTACAACTACGTCGCGATGCACGGCACGATTAAGTCGACGCCAGCACAAGCGGCAGGTCTGGCAGATCGGCAGTGGACGATTGCCGAAATGATCGAAGCGGTTGGCACCTACGTGAAGCCTGAACCAAAGCGACCATCGATCATCGAAGCGATCGAGCGGATAGGCGACAACTAGTCGCCAGTCGGCCCCGTCAGAAATGGCGGGGCTTTTTCATTTCTTGTGGTAAAATTATTTTCAGATTTTTCGCAGGTCCACTTAGTCGACCACTACCGGATTGTGTTTCCCAGGCGTGCAAGGTTAACCGCCCTTTTAGCCACCAGCTTTAGCTGGTGGTCCGAGCGCGCAGGGTGTCCGGCTTTAGCCATCAAGTCCTGCGGGACCCGTAGGAATGGCTAAAGCCGGGTGCCTTGGTTTGCTGACCACCAGCTAAAGCTGGTGGCTAAGTGGAAAGAAGGCCACCACTGGTGGATAGTGGTTGCGGCAAGATGAGGGTTGTGAAACTCTCCTGCGACCGCGAGTTCGTTGTTGTGAGTTCCCTAAAAAACTGTTGTAGAACTGCCTCAGAACTGTTGTGAAAGATTTCTGCAGAAAATAAAGGTTGCGCCGGCGGCGTTCGCCGCAAGTAGTTGGCCGGAAATGGTTTTCGGCGGCAGTAAAGTGCGCAAGAGTCGAAATCGAGTTGCTGCGAAAGTGTTGTGAAAAAATTGCCGTACAAGTCAGCAGTTTGTGCTTAAATGCTGGCGGTTTCAGGCCTTGCGCAGAATGCGATTTTCGCGCAGAAGTGTTGTATAACCGGCCGCGGATGAGAGCTTATGGCGGCGACCTTAGGCAGCGCGGCGGAAGCTGGCGACGGGGAGCAGCGTCGAGACGACGTGGGTCAGTTTGCCGTCGGCGTCGTAGAACTTGAGTTGGTTCTCTTCGACAAACCAGATGGCGTGGCCGCCTTCGCCGGTGAAGCGGCGGCCGCAGTAGTTGCCACCCTTGATGAGAATGCTCTCGCTGAATTCGCTGGGTTGCGGCATGCCCGCGCGGGCGAAGGCTTCGGCCACGAGGAGGCGCACGTGCTGAGTCATTTCCGCGTGAGGCATTTCGGTCACCGACTGAACGAGCATCCACAAACGACCCAAGCTGAACGTGGCAAAGGTCGCTGCCATCAATATCGGCGCAATCGCAGCGGCACATTCCGTTTTCGTTATCTGTTCCTTAACGTCCGCCCAGCTTACGCAGTCGGCCGATGTCTGCGAAACGCAAGCGATATGCTGGCAATGGTCGATGAAGAGAAATGACACCTGAGA is drawn from Anatilimnocola floriformis and contains these coding sequences:
- a CDS encoding ribbon-helix-helix domain-containing protein, whose product is MAVTVPSDVVAQLDELREKEGWNRSQAVTIAIRELLSKKG
- a CDS encoding IS1/IS1595 family N-terminal zinc-binding domain-containing protein; this encodes MIGLPECNHPRSKKSGMTKCGTQRYKCLECGKRFTHSTKVLSGMRLGVEKSAQVISMLCEGLSIRATSRLSGVCKDTILELLLTVGQRCKTFLENVIVGQPVKDVSVDELWSFCMMKERTRKINSLPVGSCGDNYCYVGFERNTRLILAWHSGERTHQNGLEFVQKLQRACEKGRCQISSDGWKPYKHLIPNHFPNADYGMVIKIFASAGDQTRYSPAKIVEMKLRTIAGKPDESRMNTSHSERFNLTIRMGMRRFTRLTNGFSKSHEHHEAALALFFMHYNYVAMHGTIKSTPAQAAGLADRQWTIAEMIEAVGTYVKPEPKRPSIIEAIERIGDN